A single Biomphalaria glabrata chromosome 2, xgBioGlab47.1, whole genome shotgun sequence DNA region contains:
- the LOC129924499 gene encoding uncharacterized protein LOC129924499, which yields MCQKNFSGSANAMEAAAASKIFSRSVASRKLVYGTMLCDGDSKSHSSAITNSGYDVEILKEDCINHISKRMFNALNNLKMSNKKELNYRLTKPKIEKITNYYSKALRQNAPDIQKMKLAVMGSFFHMMSSDLDHNHRLCPDGATSWCHFKRSEALKQPYKKHNQTITSEIGKLLFPIMKRLTDTDLLKRCSRMGTQNANESFHSLIWQRCPKTEFATLKTVRAATYLAVLAFNNGPVGIRSVFDILGIPWTLKNISSSEKKQNVKLQLVRKRKSIALVSRRKNLKKRRIEHEHRAEVLEGPTYQSGHFNE from the coding sequence atgtgtcaaaaaaacttcagtggCTCAGCAAATGCAATGGAGGCCGCAGCAGCATCCAAAATCTTTTCGCGCTCTGTGGCATCCAGAAAACTTGTTTATGGCACGATGCTGTGTGATGGCGATAGTAAATCGCATTCATCTGCCATTACCAACTCAGGAtatgatgtagaaatcttaaaagaggactgcattaaccacatctcaaaaagaatgtttaatgctttgaacaatttaaaaatgtctaacaaaaaagaactaaattataggcttacaaagccaaaaattgaaaaaattacaaattactaTTCCAAAGCTCTGCGCCAAAATGCTCCCGACAttcaaaaaatgaagctggctgttatgggctcattttttcatatgatgAGCTCAGACCTAGATCATAACCACAGGTTGTGTCCTGATGGCGCTACATCTTGGTGTCACTTTAAGAGATCAGAGGCACTAAAACAGCCATATAAAAAACACAACCAGACCATCACATCAGAAATAGGTAAACTGTTATTTCCTATAATGAAAAGACTAACAGACACAGATCTGTTAAAAAGATGTTCTAGAATGGGAACACAAAACGCCAATGAATCTTTTCATTCCCTCATTTGGCAAAGATGCCCCAAAACAGAATTCGCAACATTAAAAACGGTAAGGGCTGCGACATACCTTGCTGTTTTAGCCTTCAATAATGGACCTGTTGGCATCAGATCAGTTTTTGACATATTAGGCATTCCCTGGACACTAAAGAACATTTCTTCTAGtgagaaaaagcaaaatgtcaaactacagcttgttagaaaaagaaaatcaatcgcattagtgtccaggagaaaaaacttgaaaaaacgaagaattgagcatgagcaccgggcagaggttctagaaggtccaacctatcaatcaggccattttaatgaatag